gtttcagcgagtgaagatgttatgcgatccgggccgtaggatgagaagatggtaggtagatctgacggcgattcaGAGGCAGGCGAGGAGCAACCGTCGTATGAAGAGATACAATGAAACGAACGgcatttgatggagttaggtactgtagtgtgaagcagatatatcaaactttgatgaacagcaagggagcgaccgtaggatgtttctgagaataaatctgacggttgaaatccgagacgggtatggatataggaaatggatttgggtgagggttttgggccttgggtatgccaagcccatatcttctttaagaacaattcttcctcttcaagcccacttctaattgatccggctcttgcaaacatcattcttcgcttcctcctagcgggagtctttgccgttcctttgctcttttcgcaccgctattcatccaaactttatttattacctaaaaatgcaaaattaattaataaaaatatttattcttgaaaaccaagaaaatacagaatatgggataaaatgtagaattaatgcacaaaagatgagttaaatgccaacaaaaagatatagaaatatgcactttttagcactcatcaggagAAACCCCCAAAATATCGGGTTTGGGGTGTGGAAGCGAAATGGCAGTTCCTCTGAAAAAACAGGTCCAAATTGAATCTGACGGCCCCATTAAGTTGTGATAATGACTACTCCTTATAAACATGCTAACGACTATCTTTACAGAGTCACACCTTTAAAATTCCCTTGGCTGGTACTGATAGGGAATCTTTGATGCCAAGTCCCATGTTCCTCGCAAATCCCATAGGATTGCCTATTACACCAGCAGAACCAAATACCTGCAATTTAAACAATTCCGACCATAAATAATAGCCAATTATATACTAAAAAACTATGGTTAATATTTGGAACTAAATAGAAAACGATGCCAGAGTTCTGGCGGGAGAATATACTTTACAAATTATCCATCAGGAGGATACTTGCTTCAGTGTTTCTTAAACTTCAGGAAAACCTAAAGAGTGTTTCATCAAGGGTAATATATTCCATTTATCAGTTATACTATTCCTTGATGTCCAATATTGTTATTGGATATATGTATACAGAAAGACATATGGACAAAATCGCACTTTCCTGTTACATTCAGAAATCCTCTCAGAAGTTACCATCTGCATCTCCAATTTAAGTTGCATCCATTTACTTGCAGCTTTGGACTCTGGGACGTCAGTGAACTTACAAAGAAAATTATAGTCTTTTATTCTCAGTTTATCCTTGAATTTAACTCCAATAATAAAACACAGATTTCTAAATTCTCTTCATATTGTGAAATGCATGACCGAAATACATCAAATCCTGGTAAACGAACTTGGCAGGGAGATGATGGTAGATGATGCGATTTCTAAGCATGCCTGAATCCTTTTAAGAAAAACATTAGGTTTACGTTTTCTTTCATGTAAAGTTCACCAAAAGTTATTagaaaaataatcatataaaggatACTGAAACTGGTTGCCTCTATGCAAGCAACATTTAACAACTTTGTAGATTAATGAGAACCCATGATCCACAGATATGACTGAACATAAAAGGATATTttatgttagaatacgggcatccaactcaaaaccaattggcaatgagtggagaggcccttaggattataaaccgcaggatcttagatgcccagacaatgtgggactaataatctcaacacgccccctcacgtgtagcctcgttgggtctaacacgtggacaattaaatcgggtgacgcggagtaaaggcgcggtcaatgatgactcgtcgcaaatagcctgctctgataccatgttaagaatcgggcaagagagaggagagcataaacgcggaagcataaaagactacattgataataattcggtgtcttaattctcatggcttaacaacctatttatattgttcacaaacttgtcgACCACTCAaactactttcctaactaagatcaaactctaaacatagacgtatctcctaaatatagactctcatatatattatttcctaatatttTACCTGACCAGACCTGTTGGAAAATAAAAACATGATATAAGAGAGATGATGATTCTATTTTACCTGATCATCGGTTTacgatgaagaagaagcaaaCCCTAATAATACCTTCAGATTTCAtaagtaagaaaacaaaaagatagACGCTGCGCCTAAAGAACGGGATTTGGCTTTCGGTTGAATGACTCATTATTGCGAatatgcaaggcaaacttgcagaGAAAGAGAAAGACTCACTCGTGAATTATACTTTAGCACATGTCTAAGAATACTTTGTTGCAGTCTATCAGATCGCAACTGCACATAGAATGACTTATAGAGTTTCTCTATGAATATTAATCAATCAATATAGGTTTAAGATTTAGGGTTAATGCAAAGATCGTAACTTGAAAGGGAAAAAatattgtttggtccttttttaggtggtcccacgtctgtttagtccagaaatgaactcctgataaaaatattaaatggaccaaaatgtccttccgtgttaatttctatttatttttttgtagcagttcattcgtcaaaatgaacccctgttaatttctacttaatttttcagaaaacatataaaccagagttcattccagaaatgaactcctgataaaaacttaTATAAAcgagagttcattccagaaatgaactcctgataaaaacctatgtaaaccagagttcatttcagaaatgaactcctgataaaaaaacctatataaaccagagttcattccagaaatgaactcctgataaaaacctatatataccagagttcattccagaaatgaactcctgataaagacccataaaaatcagagttcattccagaaatgaactgcagcagcatcatcttcatcatcttcaacagcaacagcgaacatcatcatcttcaatagcaacatatcttcatctttaacacgagcagcaaacatcaaaatcaagatcttcaacacgagcaacaaacatAAAGCATCTTCATGGTCGTCGTTTTCATAATCTTTATATGATTCATCGTCTCTATCATGTATGCAAATCGTCTTCATGATCTTTGCaaatcaaaaaccctagaaaaaagccCAAATCTTCATCGTTTCTTGCAgctgcagaaaaagaaaaaaaaatggagaggaaagaaactagatctgaaaatgtaaaggagagagaaagtaaatctgaaaatgagatattttatattgattttttgtatatatgttgTCCCAAaatggtatttctgccactacatgatgacaattacatcatccatgacgtcaccctatgaccaaactataatttctaggacgaaactataatttatattttcaaaaaggaccaaacagacagttgactgaaTCAACTAGACCAaactcatcctaatatattattcctaggacctaTTGGTAGGGTGTTTTCCAAATTATAACCCCTTGACCAATAGAGTATCGCCAAGTGTCCTCTTCAGGTTTAACATGAAAACTCTTCTCTCAGCCCTCGTGAAAACTCTTCTCTCAACGATTGTATGTGCGAAAAATATGATCATTTTTTAATTACCCATTTTCTTATTATTTGGTTCTctaataaaaatgaaaaagagttgtgcaggatcgaaacataaaaaaCACGTGACATGACGACATTTATGCTTTCTTATTCACCAAATATGTTGTACCCTGTAAAATTAAATACTTTTGCGGTAACACTATATGTAGATAACATTTAATTAAATGATGATTTAAGACAGTGACTAAACACAAcccaaataaaaattaaatataacctTATTTTGAAATCAATTTATTTGAGAACTCCTTTTAATTTTTGGGTGCAAAAAAAAACCACTTTTATCATcttctttaatttattttttcgaATAAGTATTTTGATTGATCCTAAAAACAAAAAGATTGATCACGAGAAAATTATAGAAACATTGAAGAATCTTTTCTCACTTTTTATTACTTATTCTCGTATCTTCTGTCTTCGAAACTAatcatttaatattttttttacgaATAGTTCGTGTTCGTTTCAATGATTTTGAATGGGGAAAAATAGGATATTTCAATTGAAAGATGTTAGGAAACTAAATCTTGATCTAAGTTAGCTCTTTGTTGTATCACTCCGCATCTGATATCGAAGAATACCCGTGTTATTTCTCAGTATCGAAGAACCCTTTAACTTAttattgattttataaaaaacaaataaataacaattagggatttgattatgatatgatttcttttttcttttttttttgaaaccatgATCAGGTTATGTTTAGCTAAAAaaacattgaagaagaagagtttGGATGATGGTGGGATTTTTGTACCCATATAAGTTGTAGTTAACAAAGATTTTATCTTTGTAGGAAGGCTATATTTAGCTTTTTTGTGGGTTACATTTACAGGGGATTAGTCAATTAAGATTAGTAAAGACATCGAGAGACTTTTTATGCAAAAAATTTTGGGTGAATCTTTATGACTTAGATTTTTAGAGATTCTCCGAATGAATTCAAACAAATTATGGTGATTCACAAAGACAAAAAAACATATATGAAAcaagaaatatattttttttacaaGATGAATATATGAATAAGTTAATGAAAAATATATTATTCCATGGATGGCTGATACAAATTGCAACtattttgtcaataaaaaaaatcaaatcgagaCGAACATAAGGGATTTGATCTATAGTAAACTTATTGGGTTTCAGaagataatattatttttttatttcattttttaagGGTTCAATCATATCTTATTTGCTTATTGTTCTAACATTATTATATTCAAtcgttcaaaaagaaaaaaaaatctctcaaaatATAACATATTACAGAGAGACTTTTTTGGTATGTTCTGTAATAAAAGTCTCTAGAAGCCTTTATAAAACACACTTCACTAACCTCGTGTTAGTCACTGCCTAATCTACGATCTCAAAAAGAATGATTACTTAAAGAAGACGAAGGACAGTTTGTAAAGACCAAAGCCGACCGACTTTCTAAAGGTCTCCCGCAAATACAGTTTATTTTGTCTCTCTTGTAATATTTTTTTAGCATGTAATTGAGCATAAAGTCCTTTGTACAACCTCCATCGCGGCTgatgttttgtttattttcaaaaaaagaagCAATAATAATTCAGGCCTACCTTAGTGCAACTTGTCATACAACAACTGCAACTTCCACCATTCTAATCAAAATCATAGGCCATATAGATTCCAAGTAAAGCGAGGCGCCCCTGAAAATATTTGTTAGATCCATTTTGCAAGTTTTGTTTTTGGGCGCATTTTTGTTGCTAATGATGAAGCGTGCCGCTTGTGGGATGAATCGAGTTTTGTAGGAGCTTATGTTGTGCTCCCAAATTATTACGGCTGCAATTGTATAAAGTTAGATAAAGAAGGAAAAGGCTTTGGTTGAGCCTGCACTGCCATACTAAGGAAACAAACATACCATGAAATTTGGGCATTTAGTAAAAGGAAGCAATTCAAGTTGGAGCACTTTTGGCATCAAGTTATACCAAACCAATTAATGGAAAAGCCGAAAAGGAGACTGTTAAAGAACCTAGGGGACGCTTTAGGAACTCCAAattccatttaaacaatatcaaaatctaagtatccatttcatccagaaattgttgattttggtctttttaactaattttgtgtAGAATACATGTGTGCGCAGATAAGTTACTTAAAATGTCTGATCAGAAACCAACTCTCCTTCAGTCCCTACTCCCAACGCAGTCCCTTATTTACACGCAAACATACacagcaaaagaaaaagaaaaggaaaaaaaagactaGTTAAGTTCACTTCACTATTCCAGTCAAAATCAAGTAGTtgtttgatttcatatattatcTCCTACACCAttcttcttttgcttcttcttcttttgattcaaCAGTGAGAATTAGAGAGACATGGGAAGAGTGAAACTGAACCAGTGAGTGAGAGTGGGGAGAGTGTAATGAGAAGAAAATGGAGGGAGCAATGGAAGAATTAGAAAGAAGAAGTAGATTTCTTAGTAGTctgatacaaaagaaaaaagctgatgaagtagaagtagaagaagaacatcATGATGAtgataaacaacaacaacaaccacaacaTGACCCAAGTCTGAATATCAAAGTTAGAGCTGCTGATATGCCTATTGATCTTCAAAATCAAGCTTTCCGTTGTGCAAAAGATTGTCTTGATTCCATGCCTAACAAAAAACTTGACAGTAAACGCTTAGCTCTTGCCCTCAAAAAGGTAATCTCTTTATGATGCATGTTTCATTTTCTTAGTTCTGGGTCTTTGATTAGATCTCCATTTCAAGTTAAACCcagattttctttttcatttcctgTTTAAACctctttgaaatttttttttgaggTGGATTGGAAAAATTGCGactttcaaaatttcaaatttgaATTTATTTGAGGACTGAAGCGTCAGTGATTGCAAATATGTGATTAATTTTTCCAATCTTTGGAAATAAACCAGTAATTTGGGTCTTACTTAATATAAAATTACCCTAGAAATATTGAGAAAGACATCAATTTCTCTTAGGTTTTAGGATGGACTAAATGTTTGGAGAAAGTGTAACATAGCATGGTCAAAATGTTGCTCTACTAGGTCAGGGGCGGCACTGTGTCCCATGGCAATAAGTACCCAGTGTTGGCATTAGTTTACTACTATTAAGCTATAGCTTAGTAAGAGTTGGACTTAGGAGCAGCAATAACTAGGTTTTGAATCCACTCAATTCATTTGATATTAGAGTTCTCACAGGAATATgtgtgtggtggtggtagtgggtgATTCCCATTAGCCTTAGAAATACATTTTGATGTTACCAAGGTGCAAGAACATGGAGATTGTGAAAACTTTACTTTGGTAAAATAGATTTCCTCTTTCTTTATGGAGATTGGCAAAGAAAAATAGATTATATTTTTGAGAACCCCGGGTTGAGTTACAAATTCAATTTTCATCTTATAACTTAAATGATAAATCTGCCTTCAACTTGTTGGTGTCCCTTTCTCACATAACCTTGTCAGTTAGGGGAGTTTGTAAGATATTTACTATGAGTTGTGGAGTCCTCTGAGGATATGGATTTGGGGAATGGTGAAGGGAGTTTACCAGAATGAGTCTGACTTCGCTCATTCTTGTGATCACGACCCTTGTAATTCTTAAATATGAACGGTTAAAGCTAGTTGATTGCTGAATGTTGTCCATTAGAAGCTTACAGCATTTAACCTTTTGTTCCATATTCTAGAATGTTTTTCTCGTGCTTAATGTTCTTTACTATCCGAACTTAGTCATCTTGTCCGTATTTACCTCTTTTATGTGATAGTTGACATGCTTGACCAGCATTGGTTAGGAACTTTAATTCTTAAACCATATCTATCATTAGAACTCATCATTTAGTCACAGAAATTCATAGCTGTATTTTGCTTCTTCAAATTGAACCAGTAGGAGATAAAAGGACACTTGCTTATGGTATTGAGTAGGACTCTATAAGTAGTTATTGCCTTTCTTGTCTCTACCTTTATGGTAGTGGACACTTACTTTATTGATTGGTGGCGTGATCTAGGCTTGCAGCAGCATAAGCAGGACTAAATCCATGGTAGTCAACCAAACAACAGAAGGATCTAGCCGTAGCGAAACCTAGGGTACAGAATGATTAAACCTCACTTAAAGTGTAATTGTTGACTGATATTTATTGGGGGTTTGAACTCTGGGCCTGCCATCAAAAGCGATCATTTTGTTTCGTTTGCACATTGATAGTGTTCCTTGCTTTATCCATTGAGTTCCTCTCATTTCTCACTGTAAAGCTTTCTTACTGTTTTTCTCCTATGTTGGTCTTTATCACTGTAAAGCTTTCTTACTGTTTTTCTCCTATGTTGGTCTTTAACAGGAATTCGACTCATCATATGGTCCAGCTTGGCATTGCATTGTAGGAACAAGCTTCGGTTCATACGTCACACATTCTCTAGGAGGTTTCATATATTTTTCAATCTCCAAGGTTTACGTCCTTCTTTTCAGGACCGCTGTTGAACCTTTAGAGAAATGAGCAACCGCCGTGAACATAAACGTTTATGCTGATCTATCAGATCAATTTCTACTTGAGTGCTTATGTTATGGTGTGAAATTGAATACATGATataaattttggaaaaaaaaagttcaaTGGAAATGTAGCACTAAATATCATTTACATCTGTTTTATGCAACTGTTGGTTGAAACCAAGGCCCATTCTAATAGTGCTGAGACGAAGCCACATGCAGTCTTAAGCAGCAGGACTGAAAAGTGTCAAAACTTCAAAAGTAGTCTTGCTTTCTTGTCTAACCCTTTATTGATTTGTGGCATGATCAATGCTTGCTGCATCATGACCTGGGCGTAGTCCGCGGTAGAAAAAAAATCTGATGCGCATAATCAGACTCTTGAAATGCACCATAGGCGGCTCAACTTGAGGTTTTGATTTCAGACCAGGGAGATATTTATGCCTAGAGTCATTTCAATGTGAAAAGGGCTAAGAAGGCAGAAAATTGTGTCTAGCTTGAAAGTATTTTACTTGGACAGTATTTGAAGGGTGTGTTTGGATTAACCAGAGAGTTTACATTTCAAATGGACCCTTAACACCGACTCGAAAAAATGGATTATTCAAAACAATTACCAAGGGAGACCATATAGTTGACGCCAGAGATCCAGagattcaaagaaaagaaagaaaatagtaATGGAACCACAGCCACCCCATGAAGCCTTATCCTTGGTACTATCTTGTCTCAATTTATTGGAACTTCTATCAATGAAAGAAGTTTGCAGATCTTTAAGATTTACAGTAGATGATGATCTATTGCTATGGCTTGACATTGTCATCAAATCACCTCTGAATTTGCGCATTAACAACGATATCCTGCTCGATATAACATCGAAAGCGCAAGGAAGATTGAGAAGTTTAGCTCTGATTAATTGTGTTGGAATCACAGATGATGGACTTCAAAGAGTCATTCAGGACAATCTTCTTATCAACAAGGTATGAGTAATTCAACCATAGAATTATCCTTTATTAATTCTGTGTAATTCATGCACTGTAGATGTTCGTCAGGAGATTCTTGACAGTTCAGAAGGGGTGCAGGTAACCCATAAGTTGTTTGCCTTTCATTTGCAGCTATCTGTACCAGCATGCACAAGATTGACACCTGATGGTATTGTGAGGATAGTCAAGAAGTTAACAGATGGATCTAACAAGCATAATTTGAGGTACTTGAGACTTTGTGGTATCCCAACTTGACAAAGGAACACCTCCAAGTTCTCAACTCATGTTTACTGCAACACAAGAACGTCACCAGCAGCGATCAACCGCGTAAACATTACACACTAATTGATTACAACAAACAACGCGCGCAATCGAACAATGAGGTTGAAGCTAATGGTAATCATATTGATGTAGAAATCTGCCCCAAATGTGAGAATGTGAGCTTAGTGTTTGACTGTCCAAAAGAGAGCTgtgtgaagaagaaaaatgagaatcCACTGAGGGAATGTAGAGGATGTTGTATTTGCATTCCAAGGTGTGAAGGTTGCGGTGAGTGTACAGACCAGGCAGAGGATGAGGTTCAAGAAACAGTTTGTTCTGATGTTTTGTGTTTGAATTGTTGGCTTAAACTACctaaatgcaatctttgtaataAGCCGTATTGTCCAAGACATGCTGATATCTATGGCGCAACAGTTACGGCCTCCACCGGCTTTATTTGTGATGTATGTATGTTTGAATATCAAGAAATCTAATACAGTATTTAAGTTCTATTTTCTGAATTAAGTTTAAGATCTTAACCTGCAAAGTGAAAAGGCACCAGATGAGATATAGCTGTGTCTTCATTTATGATTTACATCTCTTCATTCAGAGCCTTAAGTACTCCTTGGTTGATGAGATTCTGAATAGAAATAAACATTGGGCACCCAAAAAAGAACAAGCGCTAGTTACCAGACCTCGAAGACAAGGATGCATCAACCACATAATCTGAAACCTATAAGATTATGGAAATGATTTATTGCCTTTCTAAAACTCAAAGAAAGGTTAAGAGTTGTCAGACATACCTGACAGCTTAAGCAAAAAACAATCATCTAAATCGGAAATAAGAATTGTGAGGAAATTCCAGGCGAGTTATAAAATCAGACCTTGAAGAGTACAAAATTGACGGACCTCTGGCTAAACTAACTCCTCTCTTTGCCAGACGATCCGCTGAAAAATTAGTCTCTACAATAAGCATGTCTAAATTGGAGACGAGCAAAACTATCACAAATTTTCCTCCACCTTGCTATAAAACACCAAGGAAGGTTATTCTTTATACACCCATGTATAACAGATTTGGAATCAGACTGTACAATTACTTTGGAATGTTTCCTATCAAATTTAGCCCAAACTCTTATGGTAACTTAGACGGTAAGAATTTTAGAAATGAAAATTTTAGATCagttgatttttttcttcacaaATGACATGAGTGGGCAATACCTGTGATATTTAggtactgcaaaaaaaaaaccgCATATACTTCTATTCTGCGATGCAACGAGTTGATTAGAGCCTGACACATCATGCTCGCGCAGACAAGATGGTAAAGCTATATGAGAGTAGAACTCTTGCTCAGAATTATATAAAGTTAACTTCTAAAATTACCTGTACCTTCACTAGTCCTGCT
This genomic stretch from Papaver somniferum cultivar HN1 chromosome 5, ASM357369v1, whole genome shotgun sequence harbors:
- the LOC113277655 gene encoding dynein light chain LC6, flagellar outer arm-like, producing MEGAMEELERRSRFLSSLIQKKKADEVEVEEEHHDDDKQQQQPQHDPSLNIKVRAADMPIDLQNQAFRCAKDCLDSMPNKKLDSKRLALALKKEFDSSYGPAWHCIVGTSFGSYVTHSLGGFIYFSISKVYVLLFRTAVEPLEK